GCCCGGCCGTCGCGGCCAGCACGACCGCCGTCGCCGGGAGCAGCCGGCGGATCCGGCGGGCGTAGAAGCGGCCCAGCCGCAGTCGCCCGGTCGATTCGACCTCGCGCAGGATCAGCCCGGTGATGAGGAAGCCGGAGATGACGAAGAACACGTCCACGCCGACGAACCCGCCGCTGACCAGCGGCAGGCCCGCGTGATAGGCGAGCACGAGCAGCACCGCGACGGCGCGCAGGCCCTCGACGTCCGGCCGGAACCGAGGACGGGCCTCGGCTCCGGCTGTCGCCGTGGTGGCGGAAGTCAGGCCGGCTGCCCGATCGCCCCGATCAGGTCGGCGAACCAGGGCGTGGACGGGTCGAACTCCTTGCCGCCCTTGATGCGGTCGAACTCGATGGCGCGCAGCCGGCCGCCGCGCTCCTCGTCGTGGCCGATCAGCCCGCCCTCGTGCCGCAGCGCGCACTCGACGGCGAGGTCGGTGCAGCTCTTGATGAGGCGCAGGTCGTCGGAGTTGGCGGCGGCGGAGCGGCTGAAGTAGCCGCTCTTCTGCACCATGACCTTCTCGGCGCCGACCCGGGCGGCGAACTGCTTCGCGAACCAGGCGCCGGGGTTGATCTTGTCGATCTTGACGTGGCCGAACGGGTCGCGGGGGACCTCTTCGCCGGCCGCCTCGAGCTCGCCGACGATGGCGTCGACACCGGCGCCCTCGGACAGGAAGATGTTGACGCAGCCCAGGTCGTCCATCAGCGAGCGCAGCCGGCCGGCCTCGGCGTCGAGGTCGAGCTTCTGCTCGGGCACGTACACGGCGTGGACGTCCCAGCGGCGAGGGTCGACGCCCAGCTCGGGCGCCCATTCCTGGGCGGCCAGCCACTTGCGGTAGGCGCGTGCCGTGGCGGCCGTCAGCCAGCCGCAGTGCCGGCCCATGACCTCGTGCACGATGAGCATGCGCGGGTTGGAGGAGTGCTCGGCGATGATGTTGCGGGCATAGACCGAGCCCTGCTCGGCGGCCGTCCAGGCGCCCAGGCTCTGCCGCACCGGCACGATGTCGTTGTCGACGGTCTTCGGCAGCCCGACGACGGTCAGCTCGTAGTCGTTCGTCGCGAGGTAGGCGGCGAGGTCGGCGGCCGTGGTGTTGGTGTCGTCGCCGCCGATGGTGTGCAGCACGTCGACGCCGTCGCGGGTGAGCTGCTCGGCGGCCACGTGCAGCGGGTCCTGGCCCTCCTGGACCAGCCCGCGCTTCACGCAGTCGGCGACGTTGGTCAGCTTGACCCGGCTGTTGCCGATGGGGGAGCCGCCGAACCGGTGCAGCCGCGACGCCGTGGCCCGCATCTCGGGCGTGACGGTGATGGAGCGGCCGGTCAGCAGGCCCGCGTAGCCGTCGAGATAAGCGATGATCTCGACCTCGGGCGCGATCTCGGTGTACCGCTCGATCAGGCCGCCGACGGCCGACGACAGGCACGGCGCCAGGCCGCCGGCCGTGAGCATCGCGACCTTGCGCACCGGTGTGCTCTCGGGCATGTGAGGTGACCTTCTGTCGGAGGGGACGGATCGCCTGACACCCTACCTTCGGCACCTGAGACCGCCAGGCGAGCTGTCCGGGGTATGGGCGTTCGCGGCGGGCGCGACGCGGCGCGGCCTACCCTGTCAGGTGTGAACTCCCCGGAGGACCTTGCGCTGTACACCGAGCTGACTGAGGCGGTCGGCGCGCTGCCGGCCGGCCAGCAGCCCGAGTGGCCCGACCCCGCCGCCGTCCACGACGCCGTCGCGCAGCTGCGCGCCATGCCGCCGCTGGTGTTCGCCGGCGAGTGCGACGTGCTGCGCGAGCGGCTGGCCGCCGTGTCCCGCGGCGAGGCGTTCGTCCTGCAGGGCGGCGACTGCGCCGAGACCTTCGCCGGGGTCAGCGCCGACAACGTGCGCAACAAGCTCAAGACGCTCCTGCAGATGGCGGTCGTGCTCACCTACGCCGCCAGCGTCCCGGTCGTGAAGATCGCCCGGCTGGCCGGCCAGTACGCGAAGCCGCGGTCGAAGTCCACCGAGACCCGCGACGGCGTCACGCTGCCCGCCTTCCGCGGCGACATCGTCAACGACTTCGAGTTCACGCCCGGCGCGCGGGTGCCCGACCCGCACCGCATGGTGCGCGCCTACCACGCGTCGTCGGCCACGCTGAACCTCACCCGCGCGTTCGTCGGCGGCGGGTTCGCCGACCTCCACCAGGTGCACGCCTGGAACACCGACTTCGTCCGCACGTCGCCGGCCGGGCAGCGCTACGAGCGACTCGCGCGGCGGCTCGACCAGGCGCTGAAGTTCATGCGCGCCATCGAGATCGACACCGACCAGCTGCGCACCGTCGAGCTGTACTCCAGCCACGAGGCGCTGCTGCTCGACTACGAGCTGGCGCTGACCCGCGTCGACTCCCGCACCGGCGCGCCCTACGACGTGTCCGGCCACTACGTGTGGATCGGCGAGCGGACCCGCCAGCTCGACGGCGCCCACCTGGAGTTCGCGGCGCGCATCCGCAACCCCATCGGCGTCAAGGTCGGCCCCACCACCACGCCCGACCAGCTGCTGGCGCTGGCCGAGAAGCTCGACCCGCAGCGCGAGCCGGGCCGCCTGACGTTCGTCACCCGCATGGGCGCCGGGAAGATCCGCGAGGCGCTGCCGGCGCTGGTCCAGAAGGCGGCAGCCGACGGCCTGGTCGCGTCCTGGATCTGCGACCCGATGCACGGCAACACCTACGAGGCCGCCAGCGGCCACAAGACCCGCCGCTTCGACGACGTCGTCGACGAAGTGCGCGGCTTCTTCGAAGTGCACCGTGCGCTGGGCACCCACCCCGGCGGCATCCACGTCGAGCTCACCGGCGACGACGTCACCGAGTGCGTCGGCGGCGGCGACCCCATCGCCGAGGACGGCCTGGGCAGCCGCTACGAGACCGTCTGCGACCCGCGGCTCAACCGCACGCAGTCGCTGGAGCTGGCCTTCCTCGTCGCGGAGCTGCTCGAGTCCTCGAACTAGGACTCCCACCGGAACCCGTCGGGGTCGGTGAAGGCGCCGTCCGCACCGCCGATGACGACGCCGTGCGCGTCGGAGCCGTCCGGGTCGACGCCGGCGACCTTGGCCAGCGACTTGCGCCGGTTGAGGGTCAGCGTGACGGCGCCGGTGTCGAACTCGACGTACTTGCGGCCGAAGCTCTTCGCGACGGTGAAGCCGTGGTCCGCGTAGAACTGCCGGCTCGCGGCCACGTCGTCGACGCCCAGCTGGAGCACGACGTCGTCGACCTGCCGGGTGGCCGGGCCGGTGTCCTTCTTCGACGACGACGCGAACGTCACGATCGTCCCGTCCGGGGCCGTCACGACCCCGCCGTAGCCCCACAGCGACTTCGAGGCGGGCTTCAGCACGGTGGCGCCGGCTTCGACGGCGGCGGCGACGAGCGCGTCGACGGTGCTCGGCTGGGACGCGACGAGCGACAGCGTGAACCCGCTGAAGCCGGTCGCCGGCGCGCCGGACCGGACCCGGACCCGCTCTTCCAGGCCGAGTGACGCGTAGAAGCCGGCGGCGGCCGCGGGGTCGGCCACCTCGAGGGTGACGTGGTCGATGGTGGTCATGATGGGTTTCCTTCGGTTGTGGGGTTCGGGTGGTCAGCGCTGGAGGAAGCCGAGCAGATTGCCGCTGGCGTCCTCGACGACGGCGGCCAGCTGCCCGGCGCCGACGTCCTTGACGTCCTGACGGACGCGCCAGCCGGCCTCGACCGCCCGGCGCAGGGCCGCGGCGGCGTCGGCCACGTGGCAGTAGCCGACGGGGCCGGTCATGCCGTGGCCGTGGCCGTTCGGGTCCAGCCCGATCTCCTGGTCGCCGACCCGGAACCCGACGTAGTAGGGCTCGTCGGCGTAGGGCGGCACGCCCAGGACGCTCCCGTAGAGCGCCCGGGCTCGGCCCAGGTCGCGGACCGGGACGATGATGGTCTTGATGCCGTGGCTCACGGCTGCCTCCTCGGTGGATCGGGCCTGCCGAACCAGCCTCCCGCCGGGCCGGGTGCGCTCGCATCCGTGCCGAGCACGGGTCTGGTCACGGAGCCCGTACGGAATACTGGGCGAGGTGTCGAAGCAGGCGGCCACCACGGCCATCTCGGCGCGCGAGGCCGAGGTCCTGGCGCTGGTCGGCGACCACCGCAGCAACGCCGAGATCGCCGCGCAGCTGGTCATCTCGGTGCGCACGGTCGAGACCCACGTGTCGTCGCTGCTGCGCAAGCTCGGGGCGCCCGACCGCCGGGCGCTGGCCGCGCTCGCGGCCGAGGCCGCCCACGCCGAGCGGACCAGCCAGGCGCTGGCCGGGCTCCCGGCGCCGCTGAACCCGTTCATCGGCCGCGACGAGGAACGCCGTGAGCTGCGCGCGGCCGTCGGCGCGCACCGTCAGGTCAGCGCCGTCGGACCGGGCGGCGTCGGCAAGACCCGGCTGGCGCTGGCCGTCGCAGCCGGCCTCGCCGCCGACTTCGCCGACGGCGTGTGGTTCGTCGACCTCGTGCCGGTCACCGATCCCGCGATGGTCGGCTCCGCCGTGGCGGCCGCCCTCGGCGTCGGCGAGCAGCAGGGCCGCGGCATCGACGATTCGGTGACGGCCGCCCTGGCCGACCGGCGCGCCCTGCTGGTGCTGGACAACTGCGAGCACCTGCCCGGCGGCGTGGCCCCGTTCGTCGAACGGCTACTGGCGCGCTGCCCGTCGGTGCACGTGCTGACCACCAGCCGGGCCCGGCTCTCGGTGCCGTTCGAACGCGTCTACTCGGTGCCGCCGCTGTCGCTGGACGGCGACTCCGACGCCGTCGCCCTGTTCGCCGACCGTGCCGCGGCCGTGGGCTGGACCGTCGAGGCTGCGGACCTGGACCAGGTCGCCGACGTGTGCCGCAAGCTCGACGGGGTGGCGCTGGCCATCGAGCTGGCCGCCGCCCGCCTGCCCGCGCTGGGGTTCGACGGGCTGGCCGCGGGGCTCTCCGATCACCTGCGGCTGCTGGTCGGCGGCTACCGGGCCGACGACCGGCACCGTTCGGTGCGGGCCGTGCTGGACTGGAGCCAGGCGCTGCTGGCCGAGCCCGACCTCGCGTTGCTGCGGCGGGTCTCGGTGTTCGTCGCACCGTTCACCGCCGCGGCCGCCGAGACTGTGGCCGGGTTCGCTCCGCTCGAGGCCGGCGAGGTCGTCGACGGGCTGGCCCGGCTGGCCGACCAGCACCTGCTGAGCGTCACGGCGTCGGCCGGGGCCACCCGGTACCGGACGGCGGAGACCATCCGCCAGTACGGCGCCGAACGGCTCGCCGCGTCCGGCGACGAGGACGCCACCCGGACCCGGCAGCTGCGCTGGTGCCTGGCCGTGGCCGGGGAGTTGGCCGCCGACCCGGCGCCGCTGACCGGTGACTGGCGGGCCCGGTTCGACGCGGTCGCCGACGACCTGCGCGCCACCCTCGGCTGGGCGGCGCGGGACGCCGGACCGCGGGCCGGCGCGCACCCGCTGGCCCTGCTGCTGGCCCGGCTGGCCTTCACCCGCAACCTGCTCGGCGAGTCCCAGCTGCGCTACGAGCAGGCGGCGGCGCTCGCCGACGACCCGGCCGCGCTGCGATCGGCCGCGAGTGTCGCCGCGTGCCGGGCGCTCGGCGACGACACCTACCGTCTCTGGCAGGCCGCCGGCGACGCCGCGCTCGCCGCCGGCGACTCGGCGGCCGCGGCCCGTGACCTCGCCACGGCCGCCACCACGTCGTACCGGAAGGCCGCGACGTTCGCCCGGCGGCCCGCGCGCGACGAGCCGGCCGCGCTGCTCGTTCGGGCCCGCGAGCTGGCCGGCGACGACCCCGCCGCGCTGGCCGCCGTGGCCCTGGCCGAGTGCGACGCGCTCGGCTACGCGTTCTTCGCCGAACGGGACCGGCCCGCGCCGTCGGCCGCCGAGCTGACCGCGCTGGCCGAACGCGCGGTCGAGCTGGCCCGCCGGCTCGGCGACCCGCTGGCCGAGAGCGCCGCCCTGCAGGCGCTGACCGCCGCGCAGCGCCGGGCCGGCGACACCGTCGCCGCCGCGGCCACCGCTGACCGCCGCGTCGCCCGGCTCGACGCGGTCCCGGTCACGCCCGCCGCCACCGACGAGCTGATCGACGCGCTCCAGATCGCCACGGCGACCAGCATCGGCGTCGGCGACCTGCCGGCGGCGCGACGGCAAGGGCGGCAGCTGCGCGACCTGCCGCCGCTGGCCGAGACCGGCCACGTCGCCACGTCCCGGCTGATCATGGCCGACGCCCTCGCCGGCCACGGCACTGACGTCATCGCCGCGGCCGGCCGGTTCCTCGACGGCTGGACCCGGGCCGGCCGGCCACCGGGCCGCGGCTTCGGGCCGGTCGCCGCGGGCGTGGCGATGATCCACGGGCTGCGCGGCGACGCCGCCGCCCGGGCCGAGTGGCTGGCCGTCCTCGACCAGCTGGGCGTGACCGCCGAGGACCGGGCCGGCTACAGCCCCGTCTTCGACGCGATCGTCCTGCTGCACGACGGCCGGGCCGGCGCCGCGTTCGACCTGCTCGACCCCGGCGACGGGGAGCCGGGCCCGTGGCGCACCGGGATCCTGCTGCACTGGCACGCCGCGCTGGCCGCCGAGGCAGCGGTGCTGGCCGGCCGGGCCGACGCCGCCGGCCGGCTGGCCGCCGCCCGCCCCGTCGTCGACGGCAATCCGGTCGCCGGCGCGCTGCTGGACCGCGCCGCCGCCCTCGTCGACGACGACCCCGAGCGCCTGCTCGCCACCGCCGCCGCATTCGAGGCGGCTGGCTGCCCCTACCAGCAGGCCAGGACGCTCCTCCTCGCCGGCGCGGCGCCGGCCGGGGACGCCGTCCTGGCCGAGCTCGGCCTCGCCTAAACGGCGGCCAGGGCGCCGGCCGTCGCGGCCAGGACGGGGCCGTGGCCGGTGGCCCAGCGCTCGGCCAGCGCCAGCAGGTCCGGCAGCTCCCGCTCCTCCACCACGAACGACGGCACCGGCAGGGTGGCGCCCAGCTCGGCGAGGACGGGGCGCAGCTGCAGGTCGGCGACGAACCGGTGGGTCGGCGCGGCGGCCACTGTCACGGGCACGGCGACGGTCCCGCGCAGCGCGCCGCCGGGCAGCCGGTCGAGGAACGCCTTGAGCAGCCCGGTGTAGCTGGCCTTGTACGTCGGTGTGGCCACGACCAGCACCGACGCCTCGGCCGCCACGGCGAGCGCCGACTCTCCGTCGGACGCCAGGTCGCCCAGCCACTGCCCGCCGAACCCGGCCAGGTCGAAGACCGGGCCCTCCGGCAGGCCGGCACGGGCGGCGACGGCCGACGACAGCGCCGTCGCCACCCCCAGCGTGCGCGACCCCGGCCGCGGGTTGCCGACCACTGTCACGATGCTCATCTCGCGGGAACCTCCAGACCCGATCGAACGACAGAACCCCGCACCGGCACGACGGGCGCACCGGGCACCACCCGCACGGACACCGTCGCGCCGACGCCGATGCCCAGGCGCAGGAACTCGGTGCGGGTCAGGGTGGCCAGCACGACCTGGTCGCCGGTGCTGATCTCGACCCGCACCTCGAAGCCGACCCGCACCACTCGCGCGACCCGCCCGGCGACCGCGTCCGGGTCGTCCGCGCCCGGCGCCAGTGCGACGTCGTGCGGACGGACCAGCAGGTCGCCCAGCTGCGTCACCGGCCCGAGGAAGCGCATGACGAAGTCGTTGGCCGGCTCGTCGTAGAGCTGGTCGGGGGTGCCGATCTGCTCCACCCGGCCCTCGTTGACCACGACGATCTCGTCCGCCACCTCCAGCGCCTCCTCCTGGTCGTGCGTGACGAAGACGGTGGTGACGTGCACCTCGTCATGCAGCCGGCGCAGCCATTCGCGCAGCTCCTTGCGGACCTTCGCGTCCAGCGCGCCGAACGGCTCGTCCAGCAGCAGCACCTTCGGCTCGACGGCGAGCGCGCGGGCCAGCGCCATGCGCTGGCGCTGGCCGCCGGACAGCTGCGCCGGCAGCCGCTCGGCGAACTGCTCCAGGTGCACCAGCGCCAGCAGCTCGTCCACCCGGCGGCGGATCTCGTCCTTCGGCCGCTTGCGGATCTCCAGCCCGAACGCGATGTTGCGCCGCACGGTGAGGTGCTTGAACGCGGCGTAGTGCTGGAAGACGAAACCGACGCCGCGCTTGCGGGCCGGCAGCGCGGTGGCGTCCAGGCCCTCGATGCCGACGGCGCCGGCGTCGGCGTACTCCAGCCCGGCGATGATCCGCAGCAGCGTCGACTTGCCGCCGCCGGACGGGCCGAGCAGCGCGGTGAGCTGACCGGACGGGATGCTGACGGAGACGTCCTCCAGCGCCACGAAGTCGCCGAAGCGCTTGGTCACGCCGGTGATCTCGATGCTCAACGGGGATCCTCCTTCGGCCGGATGACGGACACGACGACGATGCAGGCGACGGCGACCAGCGCGAGCAGGAACGCGGTGGCGTAGGCGCCGCCCTGATCGAAGTTCAGGTACTTCTCCTCGACGACGAGCGTGGCGGTGCGGGTCTCGCCGAGGACGTTGCCGGAGACGACCTTGACAGCGCCGAACTCGCCCAGCGACCGCGCCAGGCTGAGCACCACGCCGTACGTGACGCCCCAGCGGATCGCCGGCAGCGTGATGCGGCGGAACGTCTGCGCGGCCGTCGCGCCGAGGCTCTGCGCCGCCTGCTCCTGCTCGGTGCCGATCTCCTCGAGGACGGGCACCACCTCGCGGATCACCAGTGGCAACGCGACGAACGTCGTCGCCAGCACGATGCCCGGCGTGGAGAAGATCACCTGCAGCCCGGCGGACTCCAGCGCCGGCCCGAACCAGCCGGACCGCCCGCCGTAGACCAGCACCAGTGCCAGCCCGACCACGATCGGCGACACCGACAGAGGCACGTCCAGCAGCGCGTTCAGCAGCCGCTTCCCGGGGAACGCGTAGCGCACGACGAGCAGCGAGATGCCGACCCCGAACACCGTGTTCAGCACGACCGAGATGACCGCGACGACGACGGTGAGCCGCAGCGCGTGCACGACGTCGGGGTCGTCGACGATGCCGCGCAGGTGGTCCAGCCCGCCGTCGAAGGTGTGCTGCGCGACCAGCCACAGCGGCCACGCGACCAGCAGCACCAGGTACGCCGTCACGATGGCGCGGGCGGCCCACCGGCCGGGCCCGCGGCCCCTACCCACGGCGGCCCACCCGGCGCTGGATGACGTCGAGCGCGACGATCACCGCGAACGAGACCGCCAGCAGCACCGTCGCCACCGCCGCGGCGTTGGCGAGGTTGTCGTTCTCGATGCTGCTGAGGATCCGCACCGACGTCACCTCCGTCTGCATCGGCAGGTTGCCCGACAGCAGCACCAGCGAGCCGTACTCGCTGACGCCGCGGGCGAACGAGAGCGCCGCGCCGGCCGCGATGGCCGGGGCCAGCGCCGGCAGGATGATCCGGCGGAACGTCGTGAGCCTCGACGCGCCCAGCGAGGCCGCCGCCTCCTCGACCTCCCGGTCCAGCTCGGCCAGCACCGGCTGCACCGTCCGGACCACGAACGGCAGCGTCACGAACAGGAAGGCCAGGAACACCGCGGCCCGGGTGTTCGCGACGTCCAGGCCGAGCGGGCTGTCCGGCCCGTACAGCGACAGCAGCACCAGCCCGGCGACGATCGTCGGCAGCGCGAACGGCACGTCGATGAGCACCTCGAGCGCGCGCTGCCCGGGGAACCGGTCGCGCACCAGGACCCACGCGATCAGCGTCCCCATCACCACGTTCACGATGGTGACCAGCAGCGCCGTCCCGACCGTGAGCCGGATCGCCGCGGCCGTCTGCTCGTTCGTCACCGCCCGCCAGAACCCGTCCCACCCGCCGGCGGCGGCCGTCGCGACGACCGCCGCCAGCGGGATCAGCACCAGCAGGCTGAACCAGAGCAGGGCGACGCCCAGCCCCAGCCCGGACCCGCGGGTGAGCCGCACTGAGCTCACTGCGCCTTCCCGGACTCGGCGATGATCCGGGTGATGATGCCGTTCTCCTCGTCGAAGAACTTGTCGGACAGCGCGCTCCAGCTCTCGAAGTCGTTCTCGACGGTGAGCAGGTGCGCGGGCGCCGGGAACGGGTCGTCCGGGTCCAGCGCGCCCTCGACGCCGCTGGTGTCGACGCCGTCGATGATCGGACGGAAGCCCTTCAGCGCGAACTGGCGCTGGCCGGCCTCGCTGAGCACGAAGTCCAGCCATTCCTGCGCCTTCGGGTCGGCGTCGCTGAGCACCGCGCCCGGGTTCTCGATGAGGAGGGTGGTCTCGGGGATGACCCAGTCCAGCTCCTCGCCGTTCTGGGTGGCGAGGATCGCCTCGTTCTCGTAGGCCAGCAGCACGTCGCCGGTGCCACCGAGGAAGCTGGTGGTGGCGTCGCGGCCGCTGTTGGGCAGCGCGACGACGTTCGCGAACACCTGGCGGAGGAACTCCTCGGCCTCGGCGTCGGTGCCGCCGTTCGCCGCGACGTGCCCCCAGGCGGCCAGCGCGTTCCAGCGGGCCGCGCCGGACGACGCCGGGTTCGGCGTGACGATCTCGACGCCCGGCTGCACGATGTCGTCCCAGTCCTGGATGTTCTCCGGGTTGCCGGGCCGGACCGCCAGCACGACCACCGACGACGACACCACGCCCTTCGTCGGGCCGTCGTCCCAGGTCTCGTCCACCAGGCCGGCGTCGACCAGCCGGGTGACGTCGCTGGTGACGGAGAAGTGGACGTAGTCGGCCTCGAGGCCGGACTCGACCGCCCGGCTCTGGTCGCCGGAGGCGCCGTAAGAGCTGCGGAAGCGCACGCCGGCGCCCTCGTCGGTCTGGCTCCACTCCTCGGCGATCGCGACGTTGGCCGCCTCGGGGACCGCGAAGCCCACGATCGACAGCGTCGTCTCCTCGCCCGACGCCGCGTCGGCGTCGTCGCCCCCGCAGGCCGCGAGCACCAGGCCGCCGGTGAGGACGATCGCGGTCGCCGCTGCTCTGGTTCGGGTGTTCATGAGTGTGGTGCCCCTCGGATCGGTCGGATCATAGTAATCACGGTGGATTAGTGGACAATAGAGCGAGTCTCGCATGTCGAGCGAGATTTGCCCAGATAGTGGTCAGTCCAGCCGGTAGCCGTGGCCGCGGAGCGTGCGGATCCGCCGTCCGTGCCGGCCGAGCTTCACCCGCAACCGCCTGATGTGGACGTCGACGGTGCGGCTGCCGGCCTGCGTGCCCAGCGGCCAGACCTGGCCGATCAGCTCGGGCCGGGTGATCGCGCGGCGCTGGTTCTCGATCAGGTAGGCGAGCAGCTCGAACTCGCGGAACGTCAGCGCCACCGCCCACCCGTCGACCACGGCGATCCGGGCGGCGTGGTCGAGGTGGAACCCCGGCTGCGCGAGGGCGATGGGCGCCTCGCCGGTGTCAGCGGGATGCGACAAGGACATGGGTGACTCCCGGGGGATGGGCCGAACGAGGTGCGGGGGTGCGGGAGTCAGTGACAGAGCTGGCTGGCGACGCGCATCAGATCGACGGCGCGTCGCTGGGTGAGCAGCAGCCTGGGCACGTCCCCTAATTTCCTATGGGCCTTGTGGGAAAGCAACCGGCCATCCGCATCGTGGGAACCGCGCTCTAGAGTGGCGACGTGATCGACCTGCGCAGTGACACTGTCACCCGGCCCACCGCCGCCATGCTGGCCGCGATGTCCACCGCCGAGACCGGCGACGACGTCTACGCGGAGGACCCCACCGTGCGTGCGCTCGAGGAGCGGGTCGCCGGGCTGCTCGGGCACGAGGCCGGCCTGTTCACCGTCAGCGGGTCGCTGGCGAACGTGCTGGGGGTGCGGTCGCTGGTCGCGCCGGGGCAGGAACTGCTGTGCGAAGAGCGGGCGCACGTCGTCCGCGCCGAGCTGGGCGCCCATGCCGTCACGCAGGGCGTCACCACGCGCACCTGGGCCGACCCCCGCGGCCACGTCGACCTCGACGCCGTCCGCCGCCTCATGACGCCCGACGCGGGGCCGTACCTGGTGTCGACGGCGGCGGTCGCGGTCGAGAACACCCACAACTTCGCCGGCGGCACGGTGCAGCCGCTGGACTCGCTGCGTG
This Jiangella alba DNA region includes the following protein-coding sequences:
- a CDS encoding sulfate ABC transporter substrate-binding protein, whose amino-acid sequence is MNTRTRAAATAIVLTGGLVLAACGGDDADAASGEETTLSIVGFAVPEAANVAIAEEWSQTDEGAGVRFRSSYGASGDQSRAVESGLEADYVHFSVTSDVTRLVDAGLVDETWDDGPTKGVVSSSVVVLAVRPGNPENIQDWDDIVQPGVEIVTPNPASSGAARWNALAAWGHVAANGGTDAEAEEFLRQVFANVVALPNSGRDATTSFLGGTGDVLLAYENEAILATQNGEELDWVIPETTLLIENPGAVLSDADPKAQEWLDFVLSEAGQRQFALKGFRPIIDGVDTSGVEGALDPDDPFPAPAHLLTVENDFESWSALSDKFFDEENGIITRIIAESGKAQ
- a CDS encoding winged helix-turn-helix domain-containing protein, producing the protein MSLSHPADTGEAPIALAQPGFHLDHAARIAVVDGWAVALTFREFELLAYLIENQRRAITRPELIGQVWPLGTQAGSRTVDVHIRRLRVKLGRHGRRIRTLRGHGYRLD